A region of Sphingomonas sp. DNA encodes the following proteins:
- a CDS encoding TonB-dependent receptor encodes MSLSILLLSAAVVQAEPEIVVTAAREPVAADEAAVSSTIFDTATLEALTLPTAADILRLSPGLSVSVSGPRGTQTQLRIRGAEASHTLLFLDGIRFNDPAAGNEARFELLTTDLLSRMEIVRGPQSALWGSEALGGVIAASTADPFVARGFVADAEYGSLDTSRLFGRYAVQTGDVGLTASAGWQRSDGIDSFGANGERDGFETFAASLKAVYRSGGIEAGAVGHWIEGTSQFDGFDPLTFLRADTLDETKNRIGAVRGWFSGEWDGWGVRAEAAYLDSANRNRLGTTPLNGTFGDRLTLGLQASRRIGGHLIVAAVDHNEEDFRARDTQYFGGTDQDRSRRNTAFVGQWRAEWVPGVVTDVAVRHDDFNRFDDATTFRAALLVSPAAGWTLHAAYGEGIAQPTFFDLYGFFPGSFVGNPDLRPESSRGWEAGVRWTDGRFNAGLTGFSNRLRNEIVDVFDSVTFLSSTENADGRSHREGVEVEFGYRHAEWLNLSANYTWLDADEQRVAGAALVREVRRPRGTANLIAFGTADRLSWGASIAYVGKRTDTDFDLFPAATVTLDDYALASLRVGYRILPQLELYGRVENAFDANYQDVVGYNTPGTTVYAGLRVALGR; translated from the coding sequence ATGTCGCTATCCATTTTGCTCCTGTCCGCCGCCGTCGTTCAGGCCGAGCCGGAGATCGTCGTTACCGCCGCGCGCGAGCCGGTCGCCGCCGACGAGGCCGCTGTTTCGTCCACCATCTTCGATACGGCCACGCTTGAGGCGCTGACCCTTCCGACGGCTGCTGACATCCTGCGCCTGTCGCCCGGCCTGTCGGTCTCCGTCTCCGGTCCGCGCGGCACGCAGACGCAGCTTCGCATCCGGGGCGCCGAGGCCAGCCACACCCTGCTCTTCCTCGACGGCATCCGCTTCAACGATCCGGCCGCGGGCAACGAGGCGCGGTTCGAGCTGCTGACCACCGATCTGCTCTCCCGCATGGAGATCGTGCGCGGGCCGCAATCGGCGCTCTGGGGTTCCGAAGCGCTGGGCGGGGTGATCGCGGCGAGCACCGCCGACCCTTTCGTCGCGCGCGGTTTTGTCGCGGACGCCGAATATGGCAGCCTCGATACCAGCCGCCTGTTCGGCCGCTATGCGGTGCAGACCGGCGATGTCGGGCTCACCGCCTCGGCGGGCTGGCAGCGCAGCGACGGGATCGACTCGTTCGGCGCGAACGGCGAGCGCGACGGCTTCGAGACGTTCGCGGCGAGCCTGAAGGCGGTCTACCGCTCCGGCGGCATCGAGGCCGGCGCGGTCGGCCACTGGATCGAGGGTACCAGCCAATTTGACGGCTTCGACCCCCTCACCTTCCTGCGCGCCGACACGCTCGACGAGACGAAGAACCGGATCGGCGCGGTGCGCGGCTGGTTCTCCGGCGAATGGGACGGCTGGGGCGTGCGCGCCGAAGCGGCCTATCTCGACAGCGCCAACCGCAACCGGCTGGGCACCACTCCGCTCAACGGCACCTTCGGCGACCGGCTGACGCTCGGACTCCAGGCCTCGCGGCGGATCGGCGGCCACCTGATCGTCGCGGCGGTCGACCACAATGAAGAGGATTTCCGCGCCCGCGACACGCAATATTTCGGCGGCACCGATCAGGATCGCTCGCGCCGCAACACCGCCTTCGTCGGCCAGTGGCGCGCCGAATGGGTGCCGGGCGTCGTTACCGACGTCGCGGTGCGCCATGACGATTTCAACCGGTTCGACGACGCGACCACGTTCCGCGCCGCCTTGCTGGTCAGCCCGGCGGCGGGCTGGACGCTGCACGCGGCCTATGGCGAGGGCATCGCCCAGCCGACCTTTTTCGACCTTTACGGCTTCTTTCCCGGCTCCTTCGTCGGCAATCCGGACCTGCGGCCGGAAAGCTCGCGCGGCTGGGAAGCGGGCGTGCGCTGGACGGACGGGCGCTTCAATGCCGGCCTGACCGGCTTCTCCAACCGGCTGCGGAACGAGATCGTCGACGTGTTCGATTCCGTCACCTTCCTCTCCAGCACCGAAAATGCCGACGGCAGGAGCCACCGCGAGGGCGTCGAGGTGGAATTCGGCTACCGCCACGCCGAATGGCTGAACCTCAGCGCCAATTACACCTGGCTCGACGCGGATGAGCAGCGCGTGGCGGGCGCGGCGCTGGTGCGCGAGGTGCGCCGGCCGCGCGGCACGGCCAATCTGATCGCCTTCGGCACCGCCGATCGCCTCAGCTGGGGCGCCAGCATCGCTTATGTCGGCAAGCGGACGGACACGGATTTCGATCTGTTTCCGGCCGCGACCGTGACGCTGG
- the rpmE gene encoding 50S ribosomal protein L31, translating into MKTDTHPDYHMIKVQMTDGTVYETRSTWGKEGDTLALEIDPTSHPAWTGGNQKLLDAGGQVARFNKRFGGLTLGKK; encoded by the coding sequence ATGAAGACCGATACCCACCCCGATTACCACATGATCAAGGTGCAGATGACCGACGGCACCGTGTACGAGACTCGCTCCACCTGGGGCAAGGAAGGCGACACGCTGGCGCTCGAGATCGATCCCACCTCGCATCCGGCCTGGACCGGCGGCAACCAGAAGCTGCTCGACGCGGGCGGCCAGGTGGCGCGCTTCAACAAGCGCTTCGGCGGTCTTACCCTCGGCAAGAAGTAA
- a CDS encoding GNAT family N-acetyltransferase gives MAGRVAPVIETDRLILRPFRAGDLDAHAAVFADPEASRFVGGQLTREQAWRGMMLPPGMWALVGYGIWAVERKQDGCWIGQAGFGDFQREIEPRLGDWPEMAWIFAPEVHGQGYAGEAVAAAIAWGERHFPGKDFSAIIAPENLPSIRLAERFGFELRHETTYKGEPILIFIRPTRGA, from the coding sequence GTGGCCGGGCGCGTCGCGCCGGTCATCGAAACGGATCGCCTGATCCTGCGCCCGTTCCGCGCGGGCGATCTCGACGCGCACGCGGCCGTGTTCGCCGATCCCGAAGCCTCGCGCTTTGTGGGGGGACAGCTGACCCGCGAACAGGCCTGGCGCGGCATGATGCTGCCGCCGGGCATGTGGGCGCTGGTCGGCTATGGCATCTGGGCGGTCGAGCGCAAACAGGACGGCTGCTGGATCGGCCAGGCCGGCTTCGGCGATTTCCAGCGGGAGATCGAACCGCGCCTTGGCGACTGGCCCGAAATGGCCTGGATCTTCGCCCCCGAAGTGCATGGCCAGGGCTATGCGGGCGAAGCGGTCGCCGCCGCCATCGCCTGGGGCGAACGGCATTTTCCGGGCAAGGATTTCAGCGCGATCATCGCACCGGAAAATCTGCCGTCGATCCGCCTCGCCGAGCGGTTCGGCTTCGAGCTGCGGCACGAGACGACCTACAAGGGCGAACCGATCCTGATCTTCATCCGGCCGACGCGCGGCGCTTAG
- a CDS encoding CoA transferase, whose protein sequence is MDKPLAGLKVVELARILAGPWAGQLLADLGAEVVKVERPGAGDDTRGWGPPFADDGAAAYFHSCNRGKTSVAIDLESPEGQARVRDLVRDADVLIENFKVGGLAKYGLDYASLSALNPRLIYCSITGFGQDGPYAARAGYDFMVQGMGGIMDLTGDPDGEPQKIGVAFADIFTGVYASNAILAALHGREATGAGCHIDMALLDVQVAVLANQAMNYLIGGRAPHRMGNAHPNIAPYQTFAVADGHVIVAVGNDGQYRRLCTLLGRPELGEDVRFATNADRVRNRGALESELAPLIALRGRDEFLAALAAGGIPGGPINDVAQVFADPQVIARGMKIDADGVPGVASPIVIDGKRQVTERGSPKLGEG, encoded by the coding sequence ATGGACAAGCCGCTCGCCGGACTGAAGGTCGTCGAGCTGGCGCGCATCCTCGCGGGCCCATGGGCCGGGCAGCTGCTCGCCGATCTCGGCGCGGAGGTGGTCAAGGTCGAGCGGCCGGGCGCCGGCGACGACACGCGCGGCTGGGGCCCGCCTTTCGCCGACGACGGCGCGGCCGCCTATTTCCACAGCTGCAACCGGGGCAAGACCTCGGTCGCCATCGATCTGGAGAGCCCCGAGGGCCAGGCACGGGTGCGCGACCTCGTCCGCGACGCCGACGTGCTGATCGAGAATTTCAAGGTGGGCGGGCTGGCCAAATATGGCTTGGACTATGCCAGCCTGTCGGCGCTCAACCCGCGCCTCATCTACTGTTCGATCACCGGCTTCGGGCAGGATGGGCCCTATGCGGCGCGCGCCGGCTACGATTTCATGGTTCAGGGCATGGGCGGGATCATGGACCTGACCGGCGATCCGGACGGCGAACCGCAGAAGATCGGTGTCGCCTTCGCGGACATCTTCACGGGCGTCTATGCATCCAATGCCATTCTGGCCGCGCTGCATGGGCGGGAGGCGACCGGCGCGGGCTGCCATATCGACATGGCGTTGCTCGACGTGCAGGTCGCCGTTCTCGCCAATCAGGCGATGAACTATCTGATCGGCGGCCGGGCGCCGCATCGCATGGGCAATGCCCACCCCAATATCGCGCCCTACCAGACCTTCGCGGTCGCCGACGGCCATGTCATCGTCGCGGTCGGCAATGACGGGCAATATCGGCGGCTGTGCACTCTGCTCGGCCGGCCGGAGCTGGGCGAGGATGTGCGCTTCGCGACCAATGCCGATCGGGTGCGCAACCGCGGGGCGCTGGAGAGCGAGCTGGCGCCGCTCATCGCTTTGCGCGGGCGGGACGAATTCCTCGCGGCTCTGGCGGCCGGCGGCATTCCCGGCGGACCGATCAACGATGTCGCACAGGTCTTCGCCGACCCCCAGGTAATCGCGCGCGGCATGAAGATCGACGCGGACGGCGTGCCGGGCGTCGCCTCCCCCATCGTGATCGACGGGAAACGGCAGGTGACGGAACGCGGCAGCCCGAAACTGGGCGAAGGCTAA
- a CDS encoding acyl-CoA dehydrogenase — MADPKPLPFDWTDPFALDAQLSDEERMVRDTAEAFAQDKLLPRVTSAYLDERFDREIMNELGALGLLGATIAPEYGGAGLNYVSYGLIARAVERVDSGYRSAMSVQSSLVMHPINAYGSEEQRKRYLPRLASGEWVGCFGLTEPDAGSDPGSMRTRAKQVDGGYLLSGAKMWITNSPIADVFVVWAKSDAHDGKIRGFILEKGMKGLSAPKIEGKLSLRASITGEIVMDGVEVPEENLLPHAQGLAGPFGCLNRARYGIGWGAMGAAEACFHAARLYTLERKQFDRPLAATQLVQLKLADMATEITLGLQAALRVGRRLDEGELIPETISLIKRNNCGKALAIARTARDMHGGNGISAEFHVMRHASNLETVNTYEGTHDVHALILGRAITGLAAF; from the coding sequence ATGGCCGATCCCAAGCCCCTGCCCTTCGACTGGACCGATCCGTTCGCGCTCGATGCGCAGCTTTCCGACGAAGAGCGGATGGTGCGCGACACCGCCGAGGCTTTCGCGCAGGACAAGCTGCTGCCGCGCGTGACCAGCGCCTATCTGGACGAGCGGTTCGACCGGGAGATCATGAACGAGCTCGGCGCGCTCGGCCTGCTCGGCGCGACGATCGCGCCCGAATATGGCGGCGCTGGGCTCAATTATGTGAGCTACGGGCTGATCGCGCGGGCGGTGGAGCGGGTGGACAGCGGCTATCGCTCCGCGATGTCGGTCCAGTCCAGCCTGGTGATGCATCCGATCAACGCCTACGGGTCTGAAGAGCAGCGGAAGAGATATCTCCCCAGGCTCGCCAGCGGCGAATGGGTCGGCTGTTTCGGCCTGACCGAGCCGGATGCCGGCTCCGATCCCGGATCGATGCGGACTCGGGCGAAGCAGGTGGACGGCGGCTATCTGCTGTCCGGCGCGAAGATGTGGATCACCAATTCGCCGATTGCCGACGTGTTCGTCGTCTGGGCGAAATCGGATGCGCATGACGGCAAGATCCGGGGCTTCATCCTGGAAAAGGGCATGAAGGGCCTCAGCGCGCCGAAGATCGAGGGCAAGCTCAGCTTGCGCGCCTCGATCACCGGCGAGATCGTGATGGACGGGGTCGAGGTGCCGGAGGAGAATCTGTTGCCTCATGCGCAGGGGCTGGCCGGGCCGTTCGGCTGCCTCAACCGGGCGCGCTACGGCATCGGCTGGGGCGCGATGGGCGCGGCCGAGGCCTGTTTCCATGCGGCGCGCCTCTACACGCTGGAACGCAAGCAATTCGATCGGCCGCTCGCCGCGACCCAGCTCGTGCAACTGAAGCTGGCGGACATGGCGACCGAGATCACGCTGGGGCTGCAGGCGGCGCTGCGGGTCGGGCGACGGCTCGACGAGGGCGAGCTGATCCCCGAGACGATCAGCCTGATCAAGCGCAACAATTGCGGCAAGGCGCTCGCCATCGCGCGCACGGCGCGGGACATGCACGGCGGCAACGGCATCTCCGCCGAATTCCACGTCATGCGCCATGCGTCGAATCTCGAGACGGTCAACACCTATGAGGGCACGCATGACGTCCATGCGCTGATCCTCGGCCGCGCGATCACGGGGCTGGCGGCCTTCTGA
- a CDS encoding pirin family protein, with product MNKAILGRFGNTSGHWVGDGFPVRSLFSYNEQGKDISPFLLLDYGGPFVFAPAMKPRGVGQHPHRGFETVTIVYDGEVEHRDSAGNGGIIGPGDVQWMTAAGGIVHEEFHSKAFTRTGGPFRMVQLWVNLPAADKMAPAGYQGILDADIPAVALPGDAGRVRVIAGAHDGTSGPARTFTPINVWDVRLNRDADLSLALPEGHNAMLVVLSGHVTVNGTQQAGEAEVVQLSREGGGVDIRADGDSTLLVLTGEPIDEPIFGYGPFVMNSEAEIRQAIDDYNSGRFGTMAA from the coding sequence ATGAACAAGGCGATCCTCGGCCGCTTCGGCAACACGTCCGGACATTGGGTGGGCGACGGCTTTCCCGTCCGCTCGCTCTTTTCCTACAATGAGCAGGGCAAGGACATCAGCCCGTTCCTGCTGCTCGATTATGGCGGGCCGTTCGTCTTCGCGCCGGCGATGAAGCCGCGCGGCGTCGGCCAGCACCCGCATCGCGGGTTCGAAACCGTGACGATCGTCTATGACGGCGAGGTCGAGCATCGCGATTCCGCCGGCAATGGCGGCATCATCGGTCCCGGCGACGTCCAGTGGATGACGGCGGCGGGCGGCATCGTCCATGAGGAATTCCATTCGAAGGCCTTCACCAGGACAGGCGGACCGTTCCGGATGGTGCAGCTCTGGGTGAACCTGCCGGCCGCCGACAAGATGGCGCCGGCCGGCTATCAGGGCATCCTCGACGCGGACATTCCCGCGGTCGCGCTGCCCGGCGATGCCGGCCGGGTGCGGGTGATCGCGGGCGCGCATGACGGCACGAGCGGGCCCGCGCGCACCTTCACGCCGATCAACGTCTGGGACGTGCGGCTGAACCGCGACGCCGACCTCTCCCTGGCCTTGCCGGAGGGGCACAATGCGATGCTGGTCGTCCTGTCCGGCCATGTCACCGTCAACGGCACGCAGCAGGCCGGCGAGGCGGAGGTCGTGCAGCTCAGCCGGGAAGGCGGCGGCGTCGACATCCGCGCCGACGGCGATTCCACCCTGCTGGTCCTCACCGGCGAGCCGATCGACGAGCCGATCTTCGGCTACGGCCCGTTCGTGATGAACAGCGAAGCGGAAATCCGCCAGGCGATCGACGACTATAATAGCGGCCGCTTCGGCACGATGGCCGCGTGA
- a CDS encoding lytic murein transglycosylase has translation MRIKTILTAAILSAGLSLAGPQVPALAQGSGLSQAGFEAYLPNLRAEAQRAGISRATIDRVFGDLTFSPRTIELDRAQPGGTGGSSAAPPFAPYRARHVVQSRIDRGRERLAANISRLNEIGRRYGVPPEVLVAIWGKESSYGSVMGDFDLLNSLASLAYEGRRRELFTREFVATLQMMDRGFPRSALKGSWAGATGQSQFLPSVYIRLAVDGDGDGRADIWGSQVDALASIANYLRNAGWRPGQPWGVAATVPAGLNRAGIANRLRAPRCPAVHARHSRWMTVAEWRRLGVVPQRGIPDDAMASLLEPDGPGNTAYLLTTNYRTILDYNCSNFYALTVGLLADSIGR, from the coding sequence ATGCGTATCAAGACGATCCTGACGGCGGCGATCCTGAGCGCGGGGCTGTCGCTGGCGGGGCCGCAGGTCCCGGCGCTGGCGCAGGGGAGCGGGCTCAGTCAGGCCGGCTTCGAAGCCTATCTCCCGAACCTGCGGGCCGAAGCGCAGCGGGCCGGAATCAGCCGCGCGACGATCGACCGGGTGTTCGGCGATCTCACCTTCTCCCCGCGCACGATCGAGCTGGATCGCGCCCAGCCCGGCGGCACCGGCGGCTCGAGCGCGGCGCCGCCCTTCGCGCCCTATCGCGCCCGTCACGTCGTCCAGAGCCGGATCGACCGCGGCCGCGAGCGCCTCGCCGCCAATATCAGCCGGCTGAACGAGATCGGCCGGCGCTATGGCGTTCCCCCCGAGGTGCTGGTCGCCATCTGGGGCAAGGAATCGAGCTATGGCAGCGTGATGGGCGATTTCGATCTGCTCAACAGCCTGGCCAGCCTCGCTTACGAAGGGCGTCGGCGCGAGCTCTTCACCCGCGAATTCGTCGCCACCTTGCAGATGATGGACCGGGGCTTCCCGCGCTCGGCGCTGAAGGGGAGCTGGGCGGGCGCCACCGGCCAGTCGCAATTCCTGCCTTCGGTCTATATCCGCCTCGCTGTGGACGGCGACGGGGACGGGCGCGCCGACATCTGGGGCAGCCAGGTCGATGCGCTGGCCTCGATCGCCAATTATCTGCGCAATGCCGGCTGGCGGCCCGGCCAGCCCTGGGGCGTCGCCGCGACCGTTCCGGCGGGACTCAACCGCGCGGGCATCGCCAACCGGCTGCGCGCACCGCGCTGCCCGGCCGTCCATGCCCGGCACAGCCGCTGGATGACGGTCGCCGAATGGCGCCGGCTCGGCGTGGTGCCGCAGCGCGGCATCCCCGACGATGCGATGGCCTCGCTGCTGGAGCCGGACGGGCCGGGCAACACCGCTTATCTGCTCACCACCAATTACCGGACGATCCTCGACTATAATTGCTCGAACTTCTACGCGCTGACCGTCGGCCTGCTCGCCGATTCGATCGGCCGCTAA
- a CDS encoding D-alanyl-D-alanine carboxypeptidase, with translation MIRKTFIPLVLIATLGLPATAAAPPFDTAAPIAYMIDLSSGAMLYAKDENRRIPPASMAKMMTTHVAFDLIGKGELDPERMCTVRPETWQRWHGPQAGSTMFLSPGEQVSVSNLLHGIVTLSGNDATVVLAECISGTEAAFVALMNRESQAMGLANSHWGNPVGWPDNGVTYTTARDLATMAAVTIREHPELYREYYGMREFTWGRTMGAGQPITQANRNPLLGRIDGADGLKTGHTQEAGFGFTGSAEQNGRRIVMVVAGLTGFNQRIEESVRFMDWGFRAWQSRPVLRQGQRIGEARVQLGGASSVGLVAPRDLAVTYPAGMGRNVSARIVYEGPVRAPIEQGQHIADLVVQVGDMPATTTPLVAEAAVGEAGFFRRMWTGLKGLIGLA, from the coding sequence ATGATACGCAAGACTTTCATTCCCTTGGTTTTAATCGCCACACTGGGTCTGCCGGCCACGGCCGCGGCACCGCCTTTCGATACGGCCGCGCCGATCGCCTACATGATCGACCTGTCGTCAGGCGCGATGCTCTACGCCAAGGACGAAAATCGTCGCATCCCGCCCGCCTCGATGGCGAAGATGATGACGACCCATGTCGCCTTCGATCTGATCGGGAAGGGCGAGCTCGATCCCGAGCGGATGTGCACGGTGCGCCCGGAAACCTGGCAGCGTTGGCACGGGCCGCAGGCCGGCTCGACCATGTTCCTTTCGCCAGGCGAGCAGGTGAGCGTCAGCAATCTGCTGCACGGCATCGTCACTCTGTCGGGCAACGACGCGACGGTGGTGCTCGCCGAGTGCATTTCGGGCACGGAGGCCGCCTTCGTCGCGCTGATGAACCGCGAATCGCAGGCGATGGGCCTGGCCAATTCCCATTGGGGCAATCCGGTCGGCTGGCCGGACAATGGCGTCACCTACACCACCGCGCGCGATCTCGCGACCATGGCCGCCGTCACCATTCGCGAGCATCCCGAGCTTTATCGCGAATATTATGGCATGCGCGAATTCACCTGGGGCCGCACGATGGGCGCGGGCCAGCCGATCACCCAGGCCAACCGCAACCCGCTGCTCGGCCGGATTGACGGCGCCGACGGGCTCAAGACCGGCCACACGCAGGAAGCCGGCTTCGGCTTCACCGGCTCGGCCGAACAGAACGGCCGGCGGATCGTCATGGTCGTCGCGGGGCTGACCGGCTTCAATCAGCGGATCGAGGAATCGGTGCGCTTCATGGACTGGGGCTTTCGCGCCTGGCAATCGCGTCCGGTCCTGCGCCAGGGGCAGCGGATCGGCGAGGCGCGGGTGCAGCTCGGCGGCGCGTCCAGCGTCGGCCTGGTCGCGCCGCGCGATCTCGCCGTGACCTATCCCGCCGGCATGGGCCGTAACGTCAGCGCGCGGATCGTCTATGAAGGGCCGGTGCGCGCGCCGATCGAGCAGGGGCAGCATATCGCCGATCTCGTCGTCCAGGTCGGCGACATGCCGGCGACGACGACGCCCCTGGTCGCCGAGGCGGCGGTGGGCGAGGCCGGCTTCTTCCGGCGGATGTGGACCGGCCTCAAGGGCCTCATCGGTCTGGCGTGA
- the tmk gene encoding dTMP kinase — protein sequence MTARFVTLEGGEGVGKSTQLRALATALRGRGLDVLETREPGGSPGAEAIRKLLLDGTEERWLPEAEALLFAAARSDHVARTIRPALGAGKWVLCDRFLDSSIAYQGGAGELGFEAIRALHEVGSNGFLPDRTLLLRLDEGEAGRRAAARDQGSADLIGARTDSYHRAVVAAFDRLAAESPERFRIVDAAGAPDEVTARLLAALEDLL from the coding sequence GTGACGGCGCGTTTCGTCACGCTCGAAGGCGGGGAGGGGGTCGGCAAGTCCACCCAGCTCAGGGCGCTGGCCACGGCGTTGCGCGGACGGGGCCTCGACGTGCTCGAAACCCGCGAGCCGGGCGGCAGCCCGGGCGCCGAGGCGATCCGCAAGCTGCTGCTCGACGGCACCGAGGAACGCTGGCTTCCCGAGGCCGAGGCGCTGCTCTTCGCCGCCGCGCGCTCGGACCATGTCGCCCGCACCATCCGTCCGGCGCTCGGTGCCGGCAAATGGGTGCTGTGCGATCGCTTCCTCGACAGCTCGATCGCCTATCAGGGCGGCGCCGGCGAGCTCGGCTTCGAGGCCATCCGCGCGCTGCATGAGGTGGGCAGCAACGGCTTCCTGCCCGATCGCACCCTGCTGTTGCGGCTCGACGAGGGCGAAGCGGGGCGCCGCGCCGCCGCGCGCGACCAGGGCAGCGCGGACCTGATCGGCGCGCGCACCGACAGCTATCACCGCGCCGTCGTCGCCGCTTTCGATCGTCTCGCCGCCGAAAGCCCGGAGCGCTTCCGTATCGTCGATGCCGCCGGCGCGCCGGACGAGGTGACGGCGCGTCTCCTCGCCGCGCTGGAGGATCTGCTGTGA
- a CDS encoding DNA polymerase III subunit delta' — translation MTALFGHDAAVAAFRAALDSGRLHHAWLIAGPEGVGKGSFARAAARRLLADAAGPPVQAPGLAVEPGHPTARLFESGGHPDWRLVEREVWKGDHIVPRHERTGSEELARGIKVRQIRMLDPFLMVRPTMSRARAIVIDAVDDFEPGAANALLKVLEEPPADTIFLLVSHAPERLLPTVRSRCRLMRLGKLDDDAMTSALRAALPDADETEIAALVAAGDGAPGRAIDWRGLDIAALDRELLAIVREGDPVNARRSALAQALSAKAAQPRYEAFLARLPSLIAAEARTRSGPALAEALALWERAGALAVAARRLSLDPQSTVFELAGMLAALAPEQGRRAA, via the coding sequence GTGACCGCCCTGTTCGGCCATGACGCGGCGGTTGCCGCCTTTCGCGCCGCGCTCGATTCCGGGCGCCTCCATCACGCCTGGCTGATCGCCGGGCCGGAAGGGGTGGGGAAGGGCAGCTTCGCCCGCGCCGCCGCCCGGCGCCTGCTCGCCGACGCCGCCGGCCCGCCGGTGCAGGCACCGGGGCTGGCGGTCGAGCCCGGCCATCCCACCGCGCGCCTGTTCGAATCCGGCGGCCATCCGGATTGGCGACTGGTCGAGCGCGAGGTCTGGAAGGGCGACCATATCGTCCCCAGGCATGAGCGGACCGGCAGCGAGGAGCTGGCACGCGGCATCAAGGTCCGCCAGATTCGGATGCTCGATCCGTTCCTGATGGTCCGGCCCACCATGTCGCGGGCGCGGGCGATCGTGATCGACGCGGTGGACGATTTCGAGCCCGGCGCGGCAAATGCGCTGCTGAAGGTGCTGGAGGAGCCGCCGGCGGATACGATCTTCCTGCTCGTCAGCCATGCGCCGGAACGCCTCCTGCCCACCGTGCGCTCGCGCTGCCGGCTCATGCGGCTCGGCAAGCTGGACGATGACGCCATGACGTCGGCCCTGCGCGCGGCGCTGCCCGATGCCGACGAGACGGAGATCGCCGCCCTGGTCGCGGCCGGGGACGGGGCGCCGGGCCGGGCGATCGACTGGCGCGGGCTCGACATCGCCGCTTTGGACCGGGAGCTGCTGGCGATCGTGCGAGAGGGCGATCCGGTCAATGCGCGTCGCTCGGCGCTGGCCCAGGCATTGTCCGCCAAGGCCGCCCAGCCACGCTACGAAGCCTTTCTGGCCCGCTTGCCCTCGCTGATCGCGGCAGAGGCGCGTACACGCAGCGGCCCGGCGCTGGCCGAGGCGCTGGCGCTCTGGGAACGGGCCGGCGCGCTCGCCGTCGCGGCGCGGCGCCTGTCGCTCGATCCGCAGAGCACTGTGTTCGAGCTGGCGGGGATGCTGGCCGCGCTCGCGCCGGAGCAGGGCCGGCGCGCCGCTTGA